In the genome of Raphanus sativus cultivar WK10039 chromosome 4, ASM80110v3, whole genome shotgun sequence, one region contains:
- the LOC108853185 gene encoding proteinase inhibitor, with the protein MSDVCPDTAGEGMKSSWPELVGKRGEEAKAIIDRENTKVKAEIISEDAIILPVVVCERVYVFVNDCGIVTQTPFVG; encoded by the exons atgtcGGACGTCTGCCCAG ATACCGCAGGTGAAGGGATGAAGAGCTCGTGGCCTGAGTTGGTTGggaaaagaggagaagaagcaaaagcTATAATTGATAGAGAGAATACCAAAGTGAAGGCTGAGATTATATCTGAAGATGCTATAATTTTGCCTGTTGTGGTTTGTGAAAGGGTTTATGTTTTTGTCAATGACTGTGGCATTGTCACACAAACCCCTTTCGTCGGCTAA
- the LOC108852588 gene encoding uncharacterized protein LOC108852588 codes for MVTLCLDGGVNVCVSLFDDRAVAFQTKFDQHTSEPKVLLFTSINPKVVGGKLFLNATSATHFYFDSETSVGEKHYERLFGNGANGDASTSKVVPAQKIEPLTVAELNQYVLAAEPQNIEFLCKAKVSCLQQEKGWCYIGCSKCARKLQRDETSFTCLSCDRQNATGVLRYRVEFSVADHTDETVFVAFDTEMAKLTNVQASEAAHILGAGVDARVDNDFPPFLNEMVGKTFTFQLRLGAFNFTSKHQGFTVSRIIAEHERAPLPVFDNDGDDHGPDDNDDDNHGPQAANKQKVVDAENVKKKGANKEKVVDAENVKKKARTE; via the exons ATGGTGACTCTTTGTTTGGATGG GGGCGTTAATGTGTGTGTGAGTTTGTTTGACGACCGTGCTGTAGCTTTCCAAACAAAGTTTGACCAACACACCTCTGAGCCAAAGGTTCTGCTCTTTACAAGCATCAACCCCAAAGTTGTTGGTG GGAAACTATTCCTCAACGCAACGTCTGCTACCCACTTTTATTTCGACTCTGAAACATCGGTTGGTGAAAAACATTATGAGAG GCTGTTTGGAAATGGAGCCAATGGGGACGCTTCTACATCAAAAGTGGTCCCTGCCCAGAAGATAGAGCCTCTCACCGTTGCTGAACTCAACCAGTATGTACTTGCTGCCGAACCACAG AATATTGAGTTTCTGTGCAAGGCCAAGGTTTCCTGTCTCCAGCAAGAGAAGGGATGGTGCTATATTGGATGCTCCAAATGCGCTAGGAAGCTTCAGCGTGATGAAACATCCTTCACATGTCTCTCATGTGATAGGCAAAACGCTACGGGTGTGTTAAG GTATCGTGTGGAGTTCTCAGTAGCAGATCATACGGATGAGACTGTGTTTGTCGCATTTGACACAGAAATGGCCAAGCTAACCAACGTCCAAGCATCTGAGGCTGCGCATATTTTG GGTGCTGGTGTGGATGCTAGAGTGGACAACGACTTTCCTCCATTCTTGAATGAAATGGTTGGAAAGACTTTCACTTTCCAGCTCAGATTGGGGGCGTTCAACTTCACTTCGAAGCACCAAGGCTTTACGGTCTCCCGTATAATAGCTGAGCACGAAAGGGCGCCGTTGCCAGTGTTCGATAATGAT GGGGATGATCATGGACCTGATGACAATGATGATGACAATCATGGTCCTCAAGCTGCAAACAAGCAGAAGGTTGTTGATGCTGAAAACGTTAAGAAGAAGGGGGCAAACAAGGAGAAAGTTGTTGATGCTGAAAACGTGAAGAAGAAGGCACGCACTGAGTAG